From a single Nicotiana tabacum cultivar K326 chromosome 8, ASM71507v2, whole genome shotgun sequence genomic region:
- the LOC107822292 gene encoding guanosine nucleotide diphosphate dissociation inhibitor 2-like, whose amino-acid sequence MDEEYDVIVLGTGLKECILSGLLSVDGLKVLHMDRNDYYGGESTSLNLVQLWKRFRGSDKPPPQLGSSRDYNVDMIPKFIMANGSLVRVLIHTDVTKYLYFKAVDGSFVYSKGKVHKVPATDMEALKSPLMGIFEKRRARKFFIYVQDYNESDPKTHEGMDLTRVTTRELIAKYGLDDNTMDFIGHALALHRDDRYLDEPVLDTVKRMKLYAESLARFQGGSPYIYPLYGLGELPQAFARLSAVYGGTYMLNKPECKVEFDDEGKVCGVTSEGETAKCKKVVCDPSYLTNKVRKVGKVARAIAIMSHPIPNTNDSHSVQIILPQKQLGRKSDMYLFCCSYTHNVAPKGKFIAFVSTEAETDNPESELKPGIDLLGQVDEIFFEAYDRFEPVNEPSLDNCFISTSYDPTTHFESTVDDVLNMYTLITGKVLDLNVDLSAASAAEE is encoded by the exons ATGGATGAAGAGTACGATGTGATAGTGCTTGGCACAGGCCTCAAGGAATGTATCCTCAGTGGTCTTCTCTCTGTTGATGGTCTTAAG GTTCTGCACATGGACAGGAATGACTACTATGGAGGAGAATCGACATCCCTCAATCTTGTGCAG CTCTGGAAGAGGTTCAGGGGGAGTGACAAGCCTCCACCTCAATTGGGTTCGAGCAGGGATTATAATGTCGACATGATCCCTAAG TTCATTATGGCTAATGGTTCACTTGTACGAGTTCTAATCCACACCGATGTTACAAAATATTTGTACTTCAAAGCGGTTGATGGAAGCTTTGTGTATAGTAAAGGAAAG GTCCACAAGGTGCCTGCCACAGATATGGAGGCACTTAAATCTCCTTTAATGGGCATTTTTGAGAAACGCCGTGCACGGAAATTCTTTATCTATGTTCAGGATTATAATGAGAGTGATCCTAAGACACACGAGGGGATGGATCTAACAAGAGTGACAACAAGAGAGCTTATAGC AAAATATGGTCTTGATGACaatactatggacttcattggtCATGCATTGGCACTACATAGAGATGACCGCTACTTAGATGAACCTGTGCTGGATACAGTGAAGAGGATGAAG CTGTATGCTGAGTCTCTTGCACGTTTTCAAGGAGGATCACCTTATATCTACCCTTTATACGGATTAGGAGAGCTTCCCCAG GCATTTGCTCGACTTAGTGCTGTGTATGGTGGCACCTATATGTTGAATAAACCTGAATGCAAG gtagagtttgatgatgaagGAAAGGTTTGTGGTGTCACTTCAGAAGGAGAGACAGCTAAGTGCAAGAAAGTTGTATGTGATCCTTCTTACTTGACCAACAAG GTTAGAAAGGTTGGAAAAGTTGCAAGAGCTATTGCAATTATGAGCCACCCAATTCCTAATACCAATGATTCTCACTCGGTGCAAATTATCTTACCGCAAAAACAATTGGGCCGTAAATCTGATAT GTACTTGTTCTGTTGTTCTTACACTCATAATGTTGCTCCAAAGGGCAAATTCATTGCATTTGTCTCAACAGAGGCAGAAACTGATAATCCAGAGAGTGAACTCAAGCCTGGCATTGATCTTCTAGGACAAGTTGATGAGATCTTCTTTGAAGCATATGACAGATTTGAACCTGTCAATGAACCCTCATTAGATAACTGTTTTATTTCAACT AGCTATGATCCCACAACTCACTTTGAGTCGACTGTTGATGATGTGCTCAATATGTATACCTTGATAACTGGAAAG GTTTTGGACCTCAATGTGGATCTAAGTGCTGCAAGTGCAGCCGAAGAATGA